A genomic stretch from Psilocybe cubensis strain MGC-MH-2018 chromosome 1, whole genome shotgun sequence includes:
- a CDS encoding Myosin heavy chain kinase C: MVQYNVTTLCGNLDSDDLPFSIPKLRFVKACIAYSFGKGKQQAASTSYSAAYLLEELIPTELPFIKYIHNADAVPLLEESEPGYDTSKFLCFVQHVQFVESHGAGDLLTDPQVMTHPKLKDGNGNPLQNLFGEGNVEEAFMKFPSQHKCNEYCTWFDLEPINTE; encoded by the exons ATGGTACAGTACAATGTTACAACACTATGTGGCAATCTCGATTCGGATGATCTTCCCTTTTCAATTCCAAAGCTTCGATTTGTTAAGGCATGCATTGCTTATTCATTTGGCAAAGGCAAACAGCAAGCAGCCTCAACATCCTACTCTGCAGCCTATCTTCTCGAAGAACTCATCCCAACAGAACTGCCTTTTATCAAGTACATCCATAATGCAGACGCCGTTCCACTTCTTGAAGAAAGCGAGCCAGGATATGACACATCAAAGTTCCTTTGCTTTGTTCAGCATGTGCAGTTTGTCGAGTCTCATG GCGCTGGAGACTTGTTGACGGACCCACAGGTTATGACCCATCC CAAACTTAAAGACGGCAATGGCAATCCATTGCAAAATCTCTTTGGTGAAGGCAATGTTGAAGAAGCATTCATGAAATTTCCATCTCAGCACAAATGCAACGAGTACTGCACTTGGTTTGATCTGGAGCCCATCAATACAGAATAG